One genomic segment of Vibrio quintilis includes these proteins:
- a CDS encoding HDOD domain-containing protein, which produces MNHVSFFWLPTDQQELFQAVETEFAQMVESSIQSGKFELPPIPHVVLDIQKLCLEESTTIADVADSLINDPSLTAVVLRVANSVIFNSRGITYSDINTAVSRLGIYRVRDIVTAQAIKQLKYSVHLRDECVQILRQSATNSRKLCAAMVLVIKSFQDIDPETYAYLEHDKALLVGLLADIGLFCLLNEYHNYLEQGNYLEHNLAMRIFESRCDRTSYYVLKTWGFDNDYLSVATNKEVSDKSHDVSYLDIAKIAYHLLLFRNQDSELDDHEVEINTTGAEVLYQLSNLSDSEFNTQISSIIHSSGF; this is translated from the coding sequence ATGAACCATGTATCCTTTTTTTGGTTGCCGACTGACCAACAAGAATTATTTCAAGCCGTTGAGACAGAATTTGCTCAAATGGTTGAATCTTCGATTCAAAGTGGTAAGTTTGAGCTGCCCCCAATACCACATGTCGTACTGGACATTCAAAAACTCTGTCTGGAAGAGTCAACAACCATCGCGGATGTTGCAGATAGTTTAATCAATGATCCGAGCTTAACTGCTGTTGTTCTGCGTGTAGCAAACTCAGTCATTTTTAATTCCAGAGGTATTACATATAGTGATATCAATACAGCGGTGTCCAGACTCGGTATCTACAGAGTCAGGGACATTGTGACGGCTCAGGCAATTAAGCAACTCAAGTATTCAGTTCATCTCAGAGACGAATGTGTCCAAATTCTTCGTCAAAGTGCGACTAATTCCCGTAAGTTATGCGCTGCAATGGTGCTGGTCATCAAATCTTTTCAGGACATAGATCCCGAAACATATGCCTATCTGGAGCACGATAAGGCGTTACTGGTGGGGTTGCTGGCTGATATTGGTTTGTTCTGTTTACTGAATGAGTACCATAATTATCTGGAGCAGGGAAACTACCTGGAACATAATCTGGCCATGCGTATTTTTGAATCGCGTTGTGATCGCACCAGCTATTATGTCTTGAAAACCTGGGGATTTGATAACGATTATCTGTCCGTTGCGACGAATAAAGAAGTTTCGGATAAATCTCATGATGTCTCTTACCTTGATATCGCTAAAATTGCTTATCACTTGTTGTTATTCAGAAATCAGGATTCAGAGCTCGACGATCATGAAGTAGAAATCAATACCACCGGAGCCGAAGTTCTTTATCAGCTCAGTAACTTATCTGACTCGGAATTTAATACACAAATCAGCTCCATTATTCATTCTTCAGGATTTTAA
- the panP gene encoding pyridoxal-dependent aspartate 1-decarboxylase PanP, translated as MNSSGKIKTADANFDNLLRIFTVPEGQNSTLTKIEEELSRNLNEFLRNHIVTEERPLKDIEQDFLSSHIPDQPEFVSDHTQHLLDTVVSQSVHTSSPGFIGHMTSALPYFLMPLSKLMIALNQNLVKIETSKVFTPLERQVLGMLHRLVYHEEDHFYSQYMHSAHHSLGAFCSGGTIANLTALWVARNNVLKADGHFKGVEQEGLFRAMKHYGYEGLAILVSERGHYSLKKAADLLGIGQEGLISVPTDQNNRIKPDALKATISRLKQHNIKPFAIIGVAGTTETGNVDPLDDIAEICRQEDCHFHVDAAWGGAVLMSKQHQHLLKGIEKADSVTIDAHKQLYLPMGAGMVLFKNAGATQAIEHHAQYILREGSKDLGCRTLEGSRSGMAFLLYACMHIISRAGYGLLIDESIAKAKYFAELIQSQPDFELITEPELCILTYRYIPEPVRQALKDATEEKRQELNQTLNELTKYIQKKQRESGKSFVSRTQLNPGQLDGMDTIVFRVVLANPLTSKEILHDVLEEQRQIASLATSLLKELSG; from the coding sequence ATGAACTCTTCAGGCAAGATAAAAACCGCAGACGCTAATTTTGACAACCTGCTCCGGATTTTTACCGTACCGGAAGGACAAAATTCAACGCTCACGAAAATAGAAGAAGAGCTTTCAAGAAATCTGAATGAATTCCTGCGTAATCATATTGTGACCGAAGAACGCCCCCTGAAAGACATTGAACAGGACTTTCTCTCATCACATATCCCTGACCAGCCTGAATTTGTTTCCGATCATACTCAGCACCTGCTGGATACCGTTGTCTCTCAGTCCGTGCATACGTCATCGCCGGGCTTCATCGGTCATATGACTTCAGCACTCCCCTATTTTTTAATGCCGCTGTCAAAACTGATGATCGCATTAAATCAAAACCTGGTAAAAATCGAGACATCGAAAGTCTTCACGCCCTTAGAAAGGCAGGTTCTCGGGATGCTGCATCGTCTGGTTTATCATGAAGAAGACCATTTCTACTCACAATACATGCACAGCGCTCACCACTCTCTCGGTGCATTCTGTTCCGGTGGCACCATTGCCAATCTTACTGCTTTATGGGTTGCAAGAAATAATGTGCTGAAGGCTGATGGTCATTTCAAAGGTGTTGAGCAGGAAGGACTGTTCCGGGCAATGAAACATTACGGCTATGAAGGTCTGGCCATTCTGGTTTCTGAACGTGGTCATTACTCACTGAAAAAAGCCGCTGATTTATTAGGCATCGGGCAGGAAGGCCTTATCTCCGTCCCGACAGATCAGAACAACAGAATCAAACCTGATGCGTTAAAAGCGACCATTTCCCGGTTAAAACAACATAACATTAAGCCATTTGCCATCATTGGTGTGGCAGGTACGACAGAGACAGGAAATGTCGATCCACTCGATGACATCGCAGAAATTTGCCGTCAGGAAGACTGCCATTTTCATGTCGATGCAGCCTGGGGTGGTGCGGTGCTGATGTCGAAACAACATCAGCATTTACTGAAAGGGATTGAAAAAGCGGATTCGGTTACGATTGATGCCCATAAACAGCTTTATCTCCCAATGGGTGCCGGTATGGTGTTATTTAAAAATGCCGGAGCAACACAGGCCATTGAACATCATGCGCAATATATATTGAGAGAAGGTTCAAAAGATCTTGGCTGCAGAACTTTAGAAGGGTCGAGATCCGGAATGGCTTTTCTGCTGTATGCCTGCATGCACATTATCAGCCGGGCCGGTTACGGCTTACTCATTGATGAAAGTATTGCAAAAGCAAAATACTTTGCTGAGCTGATTCAGTCTCAGCCTGACTTCGAACTGATCACCGAACCGGAGTTGTGTATCCTGACTTATCGCTATATACCTGAACCTGTCCGTCAAGCCTTAAAAGATGCGACTGAAGAAAAACGGCAGGAACTCAATCAGACATTGAATGAACTGACAAAATATATTCAGAAAAAACAGCGTGAATCCGGGAAGTCATTTGTTTCAAGAACTCAGTTAAACCCTGGTCAACTTGATGGCATGGATACCATTGTCTTTCGGGTCGTTCTCGCAAACCCGCTCACATCAAAAGAAATTCTGCACGATGTTCTCGAAGAGCAGCGGCAGATTGCATCGCTGGCTACCTCGTTATTAAAAGAACTGTCCGGCTGA